GGAATCACATCAGGATTTTAGGCTGGTGGAATCTTTAGGGAGAGGAATCCTCCTGGTGTGTGTAGTGAAGGAATaaagctctgtgtgtgtcattttgagctgaggttttttttgttgcacagCTTCATTTTCCCGTCGGAACAAGTGAGAAtaaatctgctgctgcagagcgacgGATCTCTAAATGATTGTACATTAAATTTTGTAAAACATATCAGAGTTAGAGTCTCTTGTAAACAACGTTTTCTAAACTGTCAGGCAAcagttttttaataaaatatatatatgtgagGAAGCTCTGGGTCGTCTTGTCGTCATTTCTGTGGCTAaaggaagagaagcagagagccGTCATCTGGAATCCCAGTGAGGTGACTTCTCAGTGTTCAGACTGTGAGACGATTTGAAAGGTGTTTGATGCCCTTGGTGTCTGTGTTTCCCAATTCTATAAATGCTGTCACTCTAATAACTTTAACAATTCTTAAAAATGTCATAAGTATTTGAAGTTGTTCAGAATATTAAGGAtcattttaagacattttttttctttaacagaaTTCTATTTGTTATCAAAATGcagatcagttttttttccattcagtttcactttttttcccctatttatcacatttatttttctctagtttgttttatttttgtttctcttcataGTTCGTCatcttttgtgtttattctgaaGTTTCTTTCAGGTCGTTTCTAttcttattattatcattatcttTTCCTCATTCACCAACACTTGTTTTTTCCCATTGGtttgtatttaatttgaattAACCATAAATCTTGATGAACGAGAAGTGACTGCTCTGCTTTAGTTGGATGTTAAATCACACTTAATTCATGAGTTCTGTGAATTCTCGAAGTGAAGTAGCTcgatttcacattttaaattcagttcCAGGTGTTCTTTTAAACATGCATTGGTTTCTTAACCCGCTTTCTTAGGATCAGCTTCGTTATTGCTAGTATGTtaataaaaatcaataattaAAGTTACTAAAAACATCAATAACTCGACTTTGTGATTTAAAGTCATGCGGAACGTTTTGTTCGGGTGTAGTTTCCGCCCGGACCCGTTTGCGCCGCCTGCGGTCCGTCGTCCGTCCCGGTATCAGTTCCGCGTGAAGATGGCGGAGTATGTGAATCTGGTCCGGAGAGCTCTGGGGCAGATCGGAGGTCATGGGGGCGTCCGCGGGCTGCTGATGCAGTTCTTCAGGTCTGTCGCTCCAGACGTCTCGGTGTGGTTTCAGAGAACGAAGCGGGAGTTAAATTACAGCCGAAATCCGCCTTTTAATCCGCTTCCGGAGGCTGTTTGTGAAGCTACTCGCAGTTAGCATGTTGACATCTGAAGAAATGAGACGAATCcgattatttttttctatgaaGCATTAAGAATATACTTTCTGCTCATATCTGAGTTGTTTCACAGCCCATATTTGTAAAATATCAAGATTTTAAGTGATATTCAATTTATTTTCGACGTTTTAATAAAGTCCTGAAGGAGTTTCAGGATTTTCTACTTTGACAGTTTAACTTCATTCCTTCAGGAAAGTTTCCTCGCGTGCTTGATACTTGATGGGGAGTGTGATTCCACTTCACGTGATGTTAACTTTGTTTGCAGAGCAAATGACATCAAAACGGGAGCCTTGGTGGGAGTGGACAAGTATGGGAACAGATACTATGAAGACAACAAGCACTACTTCTTTGGTGAGAAGATTTTCCATTAAcgcatttaaataaacacaccAGGTTTGAAGCTTCTAGCATTGAATGTGTTAAAGTTGGAACATTTGatgagtgttttctctctctctttgtgtgtgtgtgtgtgtgtgtgtgtgtgtgtgtgtgtgtgtgtgtgtgtgtgtgtgtgtgtgtgtgtgtgtgtgtgtgtgtgcgcgcacacaggGCGTCACCGCTGGGTCATCTACACTACAGAGATGAATGGGAAGAAGACGGTGTTTGAGGTGGACGGCAGCATGGTGCCCGCTGAAtggtgcaacacacacacacacacacacacacacacacacacacacacacacacacacacacacacacacacacacacacacacacacacacacacacacacacacacacacacacacacagactcataACTGCATGGAGGCTTCCTCTTTAgaacccccaccccacccggTGCTCAGGAAGCGTCTCTCTCCCCAGGCACCGCTGGCTGCACTGCATGACCGACGACCCCCCCACCACGCACCCCCCGGAGCCCAAGAAGTTCCTGGCCGACGTGCACCAGTTCAACGTGAGCGGCAGCCCGCAGCAGTACGTCCCGTTCCCCACCACCCGCAAGAAGATCCACGAGTGGGTCCCCCCCCAAGCCGCTGCcaagtgacctctgaccccgctgTAAATGACGCCTCCCTCAATAAAGTCTCTGTACCTCACGCTGTGGTGGCCGTTCTTCATTCAGCTCCAGCTCACAGCAGGAGATTATCCAGTTAATCAGACGTGAACAAAACATtgatttgacttttattttgaaaattaacTCCAAGGAAGTGGAACCAGGTGAACCTTCAGCAGTCGGCAGCTATAAACGGAAGAATTGATGACAGAATgttcattatttcacatttttcacagtcTAAAGAGGAAATGTTCAAGACGAACGAGCTCTCAATCTGTCGtccatagtgtgtgtgtgtgtgtgtgtgtgtgtgtgtgtgtgtgtgttaatcacAGCAGGATTACTGTCAGCTGGTTCAAAGCTGCAGTTGCAGCAtttcacacactgagctcatGTCAGACTCGAGAAgaggtttgtgttttatttgcttCTTATATCTCCATTTCATACAtttatttcagcattttaaCTTGTATTCTATTCAAAGTTCCTCTAGTTTACATACATCCTATTTATTTTGatgtttctttgcattttttatgaatttttaattgattttctcATCAGAAGAACatttcacacactcagctgtttttaaatcaatataaatATTAATCTCTTGGCTGCTCAGAGGCTTTACTTCGATGTTAATCATTATTGATGCACGTGGAGAATTCTTTATTCagtttattaaatatttcatgaagATCATTCACACTTCTGTTTTTACGTCTTTACATTTTCATGAAGTGATAATATTAATTTCAGCCATTTGATGTCTGATGTATTTCTGATCTCTTAATGTTCGGAGTTGGAAATTTAAAATGGAATAAAGCAAAAATGTGTGAATTATAGCTATGTATCGCAGCATTTTAGACAATATTTCAATAATATTTTGACAACAGTTGTCTTTCATTATTGACTCATTACGCAATGTAACAACATTAAACACATCTGTTGGATGAatgtattttgtgtattttttagTATAAGAAAATTCTAAAGAGAAAATGAAGTTAGAATAtagaaaggagaaagaaaatgtcaaaactgttaGAGACTTGAATTCTACATGAATAAATATGCCTGCATTTCCTGGAAACATGAGATTTTGTGCAGGTTACAGATCATAAAGCAGTGAGAGCAATGTGAATATTGATTACATGATGATTAAAGTATTGATCTGAGAGTCGGGGCTGTTTAACAGGACGTTCTGGGGCATCTGtgaagatggagaaaaaaaacctcttcagcATTTCACAGATATTGAGGAGAGAAGTTTGGTTTCAGGGATCTGGAGCTGATCAATGAGGAGACTCACCGTCGCATCCCTGTTTCCTCGAGGggagagtctggaggaagaggaaggagcggAGGAAGACTCTCCTGTCAATGTAAGGCTCGGCTGGCTGCAGTGACACGGAGCGGCCCGCAGGGGGCGGTAGTTAGACAGGATCGGCTGCAGTTTGAGTTGATGAGCAGTGAGCTGGAGGTGACAGCTGATGAGGGGGAATCTGTCATTTCCATCCAGTGAACAGATCATTGGTCTGATTGAAGCTGTGGAAATGGAGCAGATCTAATCTCTGCTTCACATCCTGCTTTTGGAGCAGATTTCAGGAAACACTCATTTCGTTTATTTTACAGCTATTTTCTGATTCACCCTTCAGcacatttgattatttttactaatcatttattattatttcgaTTGATGATTTATTATAATTTCGCTATTTCATTGTTTGaggttatttttattattttcattcatccatacatccgtcttccaccgcttatccgggaccgggtcgcgggggcagcagtctcagcagagacccccagacttccctgtccccagactcttcctccagctcttccgggaggatgccaaggcgttcccaggccagccgagagacatagtctctccagcgtgtcctgggtcttccccagggtctcctcccggtgggacatgcccggaacacctcccagggaggcgtccaggaggcatcctaaccagatgcccgagccacctcagctggcccctctcgatgtggaggagaagcagctctactccgagctcctccctggtgactgagcttctcaccctatctctaagggagcgcccagccaccctacgaaggaaacttatttcagccgcttgtatccgggatcttgtcctttcggtcatgacccaaagctcatgaccataggtgagggtgggaacgtagattgaccggtaaattgagagcttcgcctttcagctccttcttcaccacaacggaccgatacgaccgcatcactgcagccgctgcaccgatccgcctgtcagtctcacctccatccgtccctcactcgtgaacaagaccccaagatacttaaactcctccacttgggccagagtctctccaccgacctggagagggcaagccaccttcttctggtggaggaccatggcctcggatttggaggtgctgatcctcatccctgccgcttcacactcggctgtgaaccgctccagtgcatgctgtaggtccgggttcgatgaagccaacaggacaacatcatctgcaaaaagcagagatgaaatgtggttcccgaaccggcccctggctgcacctagaaattctgttcataaagattatgaacagaaccggtgacaaagggcagccctgccggagtccaacatgcaccgggaacaggtccgacttactgtcagcaatgcggaccagactcctactccggtcatacagagaacggacggcccttaacaaggggccccggactgcgtattcctggagcaccccccacaggacaccacgagggacgcggtcgaacaccttctccaagtccacaaaacacatgtgaactcccacgagccctcgagcaccctatggagggtgtagagctggtccactgttccacgaccaggacgaaaactgcattgttcctcctgtatctccgaggttcgactattggttgaatcctcctctcaagtaccctggaatagactttcccagggaggctgaggagtgtgaccccccctatagttggagcacaccctccggtcccccttttcaAACAGGGGGatcaccaccccggtctgccaatccagaggtacTGTCTCCAACCGCCacacgatgttgcagagacgtgtcaaccaagacagtccctgcacatccagagacttaacgtactcagggcgaatctcgtccacccccggtgccttgccactgaggagcttaattatttttccatttgaattttttttttcctttagtaCTAGGTTATGTTCTATTACATTTtggtttttagttatttttcatttttcaattttctaAATGATTGCTCATGGTGTATTTTACTAgggttttttattattattttcctttttggcCTTCCTCTGGCTTTGATGTTATTTTTTGATGTATTGaacttaaaatattttttttgtgtttttgctttggtGTGATGGTcgttgctgttttctttttttagtaaAGCTCATATTTAATTGAACAGAAGACTGACTGAAGGACCGATCCTCTTTCCTTTTCCTGCCAGTCGCCCCTCTCGGTGTTGTTTCGCTcagatcttcctcctcctctcctctttctgccCCTCGTGGTCGTTCACGCCTCACTTCCCCCCCGAGTGGATCTGACTCACATCTGATGAGCGTTTCCTGAGTCGTCCTCTCATCTGGCTGTTCTCTCCGGTCACTCTTTCCGCCTCGGGGCTTTCAGATTTTCAGGACTCTCTCTGGAGTGTTTGGCAGACTGAGTGGGGCTGAAGAGGGGGGTTTAGTTTCTCTTCTTTATGCTCAAAGTGTCAGAAAGACTTTCCTCCCAGCTGGATTTGATCAGTGGTGTAAATGTGGCTCAATGCTGCCCTCTAGAGGTGGTAGTTATTATCACAGCAGCAACGtaggagacaggaagtgaatccTTTTCCTGCCAAAATAAATATTGATTGTCTTTTCTGATGAACAGCTGTGCAGCAGTGGTCAGCTCCTCTGCCTCACAGAGAGAAGATCTCACGTTTTTCGTcttttctgtctggagtttgcatgttctcctctctCAGCGTGTGGATTCAGCTTCTGCAAGTTCAGAAGAATCAGTGTTTTCCGTGTTTCTGCAGGACGAGTTGCCACTGAGGAGCGTCTCCTTTAAAGGAATGTGGACGGCAGCGACGCTTTACGGCGCCGAGACGAGCCCTGATCATAATTCACCCTGAGAATGAAGAGATCAAGAGGAGCTGAGAATAGAgcctgtttgtctttctctgaCAGAAACCAGAATCAAAACTTCTTCCTGATTCATTCTCTTAACGCTGGCCTTTGACCACCAATGGGAAAGAGTGcagagtccacacacacacacacacacacacacacacacacacacacaccctggtgCAGGCTGTTGTCAGCCTCTCTGTCCTGCAGAGTGTGTTTCCCCCTCGGGGACTCTGGCAGATTCCTGCTCTAACTTCACATTCCCACACTCCTTCGCTCCCTTCGCTCCTGCGTCGCCTTGACTCGGTGCGCCGTCTGGCCGGGCGCCTCCTGATTGGCGGCGGAGGCTGTTGTTGCTGCGTGCGGCGGGAGCCCGGGCCAGTGGAGGGTGGCTGATAGGGATCAGGAGAATTCCTGCTGCGGCTCCTTCATGCCTTTTAAGGTGGTCTTTCTCCTGCGATGGGCAgaagtgtgtgaggagtgaACGGTGGCGGGCGGCGGGACGTGGCGAGGTACGGCGAGGCCAGGCGATTGGCAGCGAGGCCAGGCGAGGCGAGGTGAAGCCAGGCGCTGCAGTGCAGGATGGGACCGGAGTGAAGCCGACAGAGTTTCAGCTCCAGAAGACGCAATGAGGAGGACCGACTGtcacagcgccgccgcctcctcttcctcctcctcctccccctgaaGACTCCAGACGACACTGTGGCGCGACCTTTGACCCTGGGAAGCATGAGGAAGAACCACAGCGCCATCCCGCTCATCTATGTGACAGAGGTACGGCTCAGCTTCGCTCCACTCTGCTCCGTGCCATCGATAGCAAAACGCCTCCTGTTCGGTGTTCCCCGTGACCCCTCCAGAGGTCAGATCCGGGGTCACGCGCTGCCCTTTCACCTCCTCATGCACTCATGTCGAGTGCTTTTTGGCCTGCTTGGCCTGACCGCAGTTCACAGAGTGGCCACTAGGTGCTGTGCTGGTTACTTCAAAGTTAAGGTCATAGTGGTGAGAGGTCACCTgcagagggtcagaggtcagagcatgaGGTGTGTGCTCCATTTTGGTGCCTgtgctgcagtggttagcactcacTGCACGGTCTGAGTCCGTCCTTCTgaagcttgcatgttctccctgtgcgtcaGTTCAGAGCTTCAGTATTTGCTGACGAcactctgctgtctgtctcaGAGCTTATTCATGTTCTGTTCCTGGTTCATTCAGGGTTAAACCAGAGAccttgagggtttttttctcttcaaacgAAGCGAAGTCGTGAAGCTCAAGCactctgagtgtttctgctcctgCTGTCTTTATCTGTCCGTCACCATCCGAGCTGCTCCGTCcccaaaaagagagaaaggccTCGTGGATCCGGAGCCTGGATGCCTCCGGTGCTTCAGGCTTTGCTCACTttgaggcagtgtgtgtgtgtgtgtgtacgcgtttttctatgcttgtgggggccaaatgtccccacaaggataggaaaacctgcacgatgtgccttgtggggacctttttccggtcctaatgaaggaaaacagtgttttcttgaccatgttgtcactgaaaaaagtaaaagtgcaaaaacatttctttagggttaggttgtgttgtggtctggattagggtaagggtcagggttaggggctagtaaaAGCactatgtcaatgagtgtcctcacaaggatagaaatacaaaactatgtgtgtgagagagacagagagagagagagagagcgagagagagagaggagagctcAACAAAACGCCATTAAAAATAGTGTTATGCAACCTTCCCACCACAATGAGGCTCTTCCTGTCACGTCaggaaggagcagcaggacgccgCCTTGGATCGCTCCCTCCTGTTCCTTTCCCTCAAACTCTTGGAGAAGCTGTGTGGCGGGTCTGTGACCTGCTGGATCTCCTGAAGCTGTTTCTCAGCATTACCTCATTTATGATCTTGTCCTGACGTTTGAGTCAGTTTACAGATGATCTCTATTCCACAGTCGCCTGTGTCCTTTAATGTTTTCTCTCCATCTTGGTCCACATGATAGAAAAATCGTTACTTCTTTGAAAAGTCGCTTTGAGTGTAGTTAAGCCCACTGTGTGAGTTATTTCCCTCACCTTGAAGACTGTAAGAACAGGACATCCTGTGTTATTGATGGTCTTTATGTCTTCTTAATGTCTTCGCAGGAGCTGGTTTATTGCTCCAGGttaatgcagcactgagataaGAACCGTCTGACTCGTCTCCAGCGTTCTGtagctacttttttttaacacatttccaGGTCCTATATTCTAGAATCAAACccagaaatgtgtttcttgtCCTTCCACTCTGTTAGAAATGAGTGTAATCCGTCtcacacggcgttcttcagctGACAGCGGCATTCGTCAGACCTGCTCCAAAGTCAATTAGTGGAGAATCTGCAGCCCTAAATCTGAAAACTGTTCAACAGAAAAGTGTGTGAGCGGTTTATTACATAAAAGTGTTTCCTGATTGAGGTGAATTGAGCCGTTTCTGAATCTCACAGCTTCTGTtccgcctcctgctccagacTCTTCGCCGCTCATCTGCTTTTTGGATTTGATTGTGTTTGGCCGCGGTTGTTTGACGGCTTCTCCCGGCTGTAAATTCCACTTTTTAACGACACACTTTCATCCTGGGGACCGTTAACGGGGAGGAGCGACGTGAGGACGCTCCGCGGCTCCTGTCTTCCACTCCGGGTCGCTTCGGGACGGATCTCTGATCTCAGATCTCCGTCTGGACTTTCTGTACGAGCCCGGCGTCTGACGACAGCCGGAGGCTTCAGCGGACGTCACCTTCCTCCGTcaccgatgatgatgatggtggccTTCACCGGCCAATCAGGGCCTTGATTCAAACCGCATCTGCAGCAGGATCTCtgctcctacacacacacacacacacacacacacacacacacacacacacacacacacacacacacacacacgcacacacgcacacagacagtcATCAATTCCATTTCTCGTTTCTCATCATGTTAGCCACAGGTCCTCAGCTCAATTTATCGTCATGGCAACAGGAGATGACGCTGATGACTCTTggtgacaccacacacacacaagcacacacacacacacacacacacactcacatgcgcacacacacacacacacacacacacagcgtgtgtATTCAAAGCCGCGCAGTGAACCTTTTACCAGAAAATTCTCTCAAATCTGGAACTGAAACTCTCAGCTGTTGTTGaggaatatttttaaaaagccaTTTGTCATTTGTTCTTAAAAATGCGTCTTATAAAATATTGGAGGTGGTTTATTAGGTGGGACTAGGAGACGTGGACCAAAACGTCCTGATTCACATCATTAAGGAAGCAAAAATCTGTACAAAAAGCTCAGAAAGGGtttatttctaataataataagctggtgttttgctcaaggacactgaACTGCAGTCAGGTGCAGGGGGACTTGAACCTGCGACCTCACGGTAGAAAAACAGCCCTCTGAATACAATTAAAAACAGAGATGcattttggggggaaaaaaaaaccctgcagttttttttaccttgaatttttttttacttgtgcaGATAATTAACTATAATATtgacgtttttttcttttttttttttttttacctatttTCTTTATAACTTGATTATTTAATTTGATCTAATTTATACTCTAGAATAATTATGAATCAACCATCCTCATCCTTTTTTCTCTAAATGATTTTTTGTAAAATCACTTTATCGAGTTACTGGATAAAGAAGAGTTTTTCTGAAATACGGTTCAGATGAAATAATGTTCCCACCTGTTGCTGTCAAGCTGTTATTATTAAAGCCATTTAGAgttgtgcgtgtgcgtgtgtgcgtgtgtgtgtgtggtattgaAGGTCAGGCCTGCAGTGCTTGTTCTCTTTCTGCTGGTGTTGCTTTGGCTGTAATAAGAATTGTTAATGACCGACTTGTCTGGTTAAATCAGAGTTAAACACAGCGGatcatgtgtgtgttctcagtttCATTAACATatgaccttgtgtgtgtgtctgtgtgtgtgtgtgtgtgtgtgtcctccagctgcttTGAACTGggttgctgtgtaaacaaagctgcagtccagcttttcttttttttttttttttttaaatatcttcgATTCCAGAGCTTTATGGACACATTTCAGTTTCTCCACCCTCCTGCCGTCTGCGACgcggtgctgcagtggtttACCCTGTCACCCCTCGGCCAGAGGGGCTGGGTTTCAATCCCAGGAGGACTGCATCTTCTCCCTGTGTGCCAGGTGCCAGGAGAGCTGAATGAGTGGGATTGAATAAGACTTCCTCCCTCTCCGTCATGTTTAAATGTTCAGCTGACTGACGGATCTTTTGatctctgctgttgctgctctTCAGCTGCGGCCGTCTGATTCCTCCTGACGCTTGC
The sequence above is drawn from the Salarias fasciatus chromosome 17, fSalaFa1.1, whole genome shotgun sequence genome and encodes:
- the ndufa12 gene encoding NADH dehydrogenase [ubiquinone] 1 alpha subcomplex subunit 12; amino-acid sequence: MAEYVNLVRRALGQIGGHGGVRGLLMQFFRANDIKTGALVGVDKYGNRYYEDNKHYFFGRHRWVIYTTEMNGKKTVFEVDGSMVPAEWHRWLHCMTDDPPTTHPPEPKKFLADVHQFNVSGSPQQYVPFPTTRKKIHEWVPPQAAAK